One window of Paenibacillus sp. JQZ6Y-1 genomic DNA carries:
- a CDS encoding ABC transporter ATP-binding protein, whose translation MNQPLQLHDIVKQYAGHTAVDGLSFQVEKGEIYGLLGGNGAGKTTTMRMVLGLIHPDEGHISYDGKPYHNGLQPLMGYLPEERGLYPKVKVSDQLLYLAHLRGMKAADARQSLRYWLERFDAMEYENKRIEELSKGNQQKMGFIAAVIHRPSILILDEAFSGLDPVNVEMLKEVVLELRNEGTAILFSTHRMEHVEELCRHLTMLKRSKPVLQGDIREIKKAYPREHVLLRTPQDIDGLEQLPGVLQVERRAEGDYRLKVGDEQTARQVLQTALAVGNVDRFEIQEPTLNEIFIKVVGQSHE comes from the coding sequence AATCAGCCGTTACAATTGCACGACATCGTCAAGCAGTATGCCGGTCACACGGCAGTAGACGGGTTATCGTTTCAAGTGGAAAAGGGCGAGATCTATGGGCTGTTAGGAGGCAACGGCGCAGGCAAAACGACAACCATGCGCATGGTGCTGGGCTTGATTCATCCAGACGAAGGGCATATTTCATACGATGGCAAGCCGTATCATAACGGATTACAGCCGCTTATGGGGTATCTGCCGGAGGAGCGCGGATTGTATCCGAAGGTAAAGGTCAGCGATCAACTGCTGTATCTGGCGCATCTGCGCGGCATGAAGGCAGCGGATGCCCGTCAAAGTCTGCGGTACTGGCTGGAACGCTTTGATGCGATGGAATACGAGAACAAACGGATTGAGGAGCTGTCCAAGGGCAATCAGCAGAAAATGGGCTTTATCGCTGCCGTTATTCATCGTCCGAGTATTCTCATTCTCGACGAGGCATTTAGCGGATTGGACCCAGTCAATGTAGAGATGCTCAAGGAAGTAGTGCTAGAGCTGCGTAATGAAGGAACCGCGATTCTCTTCTCCACCCATCGGATGGAGCATGTGGAGGAATTGTGTCGTCACCTGACAATGCTCAAGCGGTCCAAGCCCGTACTGCAAGGCGATATTCGCGAGATCAAAAAGGCATATCCAAGGGAGCATGTGCTGCTGCGTACGCCGCAGGACATTGACGGATTGGAACAACTGCCCGGTGTGCTGCAAGTCGAGCGCCGCGCAGAGGGCGATTATCGGCTTAAGGTGGGCGACGAGCAGACGGCAAGGCAGGTATTGCAAACGGCGCTGGCAGTCGGCAATGTAGACCGTTTCGAGATTCAGGAACCAACATTGAATGAAATCTTTATTAAGGTGGTGGGACAATCTCATGAATAA
- a CDS encoding ABC transporter permease produces MNKMGAVISFTYRNKVKTKSFRWTTLLLALLLIIGLNIPYAIQLFSGGSADGTIRIGIASSSYNDIADDIRQASDEAQQTATTSASGTSSDNANNSMSNGGSSALSTNTDEGSSTKLTWNNEPQSAAQLNQQLEQKELDGYLLLRSGTDKDAFPTVTYVSDDNNANVQAILQGATQAVKLRTIAAGQLSDEQLAELGSPVTVGTISPDTLTGGAATPKTFSSENFILVYMLMVLFFISLTMTGNMVAAEITAEKSSRVMEILITSVSPLTQMFGKIIGIFLVGLTQMGIYALVLGIHLTLPYYQHVLAQFDLHVSNLSWEVAVFGFLYYILGYFLYSTLYAAVGSIVSRTEDLGQAVSLLTVLTLAAFYIGIFSISKPDTLLIRIASYIPFFSPTTSLIRLGLGNMAWWEIAISILILLVSIVICGWISAKIYRTGVLMYGKRPTWKELRKAMKAYKI; encoded by the coding sequence ATGAATAAAATGGGCGCAGTAATCTCCTTCACATACCGGAACAAGGTCAAAACAAAATCATTCCGTTGGACGACCCTTTTGCTAGCATTATTGCTCATCATCGGCTTGAATATTCCATATGCGATCCAGCTCTTTTCCGGTGGCTCCGCAGATGGCACGATCCGTATCGGCATTGCTTCTAGTTCCTACAATGATATTGCTGACGATATCCGGCAAGCATCGGATGAAGCGCAGCAAACAGCCACTACCTCCGCGTCTGGAACGTCGAGCGACAATGCTAATAACAGCATGAGCAATGGAGGATCATCAGCATTGTCCACTAATACAGATGAGGGTTCGTCTACCAAACTGACGTGGAACAATGAACCCCAATCCGCCGCTCAGTTGAATCAACAGCTAGAGCAAAAGGAGCTGGACGGATATCTATTGCTGCGCAGTGGCACGGATAAGGATGCCTTTCCGACCGTCACCTATGTGAGCGATGACAATAATGCCAACGTACAGGCTATTTTGCAAGGAGCTACACAAGCGGTTAAGCTGCGGACGATTGCTGCTGGTCAGCTTAGCGATGAGCAGCTTGCCGAGCTGGGCAGCCCTGTCACGGTCGGCACAATATCACCGGATACCTTAACTGGTGGAGCAGCGACACCTAAGACGTTTTCATCCGAGAACTTTATTCTAGTCTATATGCTAATGGTGCTGTTCTTTATCTCGCTTACGATGACTGGCAATATGGTCGCGGCTGAAATTACCGCCGAGAAAAGCTCGCGCGTGATGGAGATTCTTATCACCAGCGTCTCGCCGCTGACGCAGATGTTCGGTAAGATTATTGGCATCTTCCTTGTCGGGCTGACGCAGATGGGTATCTATGCACTGGTGTTGGGTATTCATTTGACCTTGCCGTATTACCAGCATGTGCTGGCGCAATTCGATCTGCATGTATCCAATCTGTCGTGGGAAGTAGCAGTATTCGGCTTCCTTTACTATATTCTCGGCTACTTCCTGTACTCTACGCTGTATGCGGCAGTCGGTTCGATTGTGAGCCGTACTGAGGATTTGGGACAAGCGGTATCGCTATTGACCGTACTGACGCTGGCGGCATTTTACATCGGTATCTTCAGCATTTCCAAGCCGGATACACTGCTGATTCGCATTGCATCGTATATCCCATTCTTCTCGCCAACAACGTCCCTGATCCGACTGGGATTGGGCAACATGGCATGGTGGGAAATCGCAATCTCTATATTGATTTTGCTAGTATCCATCGTGATCTGCGGCTGGATCTCTGCGAAGATTTATCGTACCGGGGTACTGATGTATGGCAAGCGTCCGACGTGGAAGGAATTAAGAAAAGCTATGAAGGCGTACAAAATCTGA